One genomic window of Monodelphis domestica isolate mMonDom1 chromosome 1, mMonDom1.pri, whole genome shotgun sequence includes the following:
- the LOC100009907 gene encoding elongation factor 1-gamma, whose product MAARTLYTYPENWRAFKALIAAQYSGAQIRVLSAPPHFHFGQTNRTPEFLRKFPAGKVPAFEGDDGFCVFESNAIAHYVSNDDLRGPTPEAAAQVIQWVSFADSDIVPPASTWVFPTLGIMHHNKQATENAKEEVRRVLGLLDAHLKTRTFLVGDRVTLADITVVCTLLWLYKQVLEPSFRQAFPNTNRWFLTCIHQPQFRAVLGEVKLCEKMAQFNAKKFAESQPKKEPPRREKGQREEKPKAQAERKEEKKAAAAPGPEDELDECEQALAAEPKAKDPFAHLPKSTFVLDEFKRKYSNEDTLSVVLPYFWEHFDRDGWSLWYTDYRFPQELSQTFMSCNLITGMFQRLDKLRKNAFASVILFGTNNSSAISGIWIFLGQELAFPLSPDWQVDYESYTWRKLDPGSEEAQTMVREYFSWEGAFQHVGKPFNQGKIFK is encoded by the coding sequence ATGGCGGCCAGGACCCTGTACACGTACCCTGAAAACTGGCGGGCCTTCAAGGCCCTCATCGCTGCACAGTACAGCGGGGCCCAGATCCGCGTGCTGTCCGCACCTCCCCACTTCCACTTCGGTCAGACCAACCGCACCCCTGAATTCCTCCGCAAATTTCCCGCTGGCAAGGTTCCGGCATTTGAGGGCGATGACGGGTTCTGTGTGTTTGAAAGCAATGCTATTGCACACTATGTAAGCAATGACGACCTTCGAGGTCCTACTCCGGAGGCAGCTGCCCAGGTGATCCAGTGGGTGAGCTTTGCTGACAGTGACATTGTTCCTCCAGCAAGTACCTGGGTGTTCCCCACACTTGGCATCATGCATCACAATAAGCAGGCCACCGAGAACGCCAAAGAGGAGGTCAGGCGAGTTCTGGGGCTCCTAGACGCTCACCTGAAGACTCGGACTTTCCTGGTGGGTGACCGGGTGACCCTGGCGGACATCACAGTCGTGTGTACCCTTTTGTGGCTCTATAAGCAGGTCCTAGAGCCATCTTTCCGGCAGGCCTTCCCCAACACCAACCGCTGGTTCCTCACCTGCATTCACCAGCCCCAGTTCCGGGCGGTATTGGGGGAGGTGAAGCTCTGTGAGAAGATGGCCCAGTTCAATGCTAAGAAGTTTGCTGAGAGTCAGCCTAAGAAGGAGCCTccaagaagggagaagggacagagagaagagaagccaAAGGCCCAGGCTGAgcggaaggaggagaagaaggcaGCTGCAGCCCCTGGCCCCGAGGACGAGCTGGATGAGTGTGAGCAGGCTCTGGCTGCCGAGCCTAAGGCCAAGGACCCCTTTGCTCACCTGCCCAAGAGTACCTTCGTGTTGGATGAGTTTAAGCGCAAATACTCCAATGAGGATACCCTGTCAGTGGTGCTGCCCTACTTCTGGGAGCACTTCGACCGCGACGGCTGGTCCCTGTGGTACACCGACTACCGCTTCCCCCAGGAGCTCAGCCAGACCTTCATGAGTTGCAACCTCATCACTGGAATGTTCCAGCGCTTGGACAAGCTGAGGAAGAATGCCTTTGCCAGCGTCATCCTCTTTGGCACCAACAACAGCAGCGCCATTTCTGGAATCTGGATTTTCCTCGGCCAGGAGCTCGCCTTCCCGCTGAGTCCAGACTGGCAGGTGGATTACGAGTCCTACACATGGCGCAAGCTGGATCCTGGCAGCGAGGAGGCCCAGACCATGGTCCGAGAATACTTCTCCTGGGAGGGGGCCTTCCAGCACGTGGGCAAACCCTTCAATCAGGGCAAAATCTTCAAGTGA